The following are encoded together in the Ezakiella massiliensis genome:
- the ligA gene encoding NAD-dependent DNA ligase LigA produces MDFKIRMRELVDQLNEYNYHYYTLDDPIVTDSVYDKLYSELVDLEHKNNFKFDDSPTQRVGGDLLTEFEKYTHRAQLWSLGKAQSFEELRAWDERCKREVAAYNEANPLAPLPEVEYVVEYKFDGLTINLTYGDGKFVNAATRGNGIIGENITKQALTIKNFPLAINFKGLMEIQGEGYMPLDAFDNYNATNEIPLKNARNAAAGALRNLNTTETAKRNLKVFTYNIGYIEGKTFKTHMEALEFLQREKFPVNPYHKLVKTIDQVIDEINFIDESRHQLNYLTDGAVIKINDIRTREILGFTNKFPRWALAFKFEAEEVQTKLLDVTWNVGRTGKVTPVASLEPVEISGAMVQNATLNNVGDINRKGVRIGADVIVRRSNEVIPEIMGTIGDLAGTKEIKIPSHCPSCGTELKEVGAYLICPNSTYCKPQIVSRIEHFCSRNAMDIEGLSEKTAMSLVDVLDISLVYELYDLDKESLLKLPLFGEKRADNLLAAIEKSKLRELHRFLFALGIPEVGERTARDISIKFKTLDNIINSTYDELIEVEGVGDIIAKNILDYFARPDIIEMLDEFDKRGVNTIEHEDAETSEGYFSGKTVVITGSFENYKRDELKAIIESQGGKCTGSVSKNTDIVLAGEKPGSKLDKARELGIRVMDIDEFLEVK; encoded by the coding sequence ATGGATTTTAAAATTAGAATGAGAGAGCTGGTGGACCAGTTAAATGAATACAATTACCACTATTACACTCTGGATGATCCAATTGTTACGGATAGTGTTTACGATAAATTATATAGTGAGCTTGTAGACTTAGAACATAAAAATAATTTTAAATTTGATGACAGCCCGACTCAAAGGGTTGGAGGAGACCTTTTAACAGAATTTGAAAAATACACCCACAGGGCCCAGCTTTGGAGTCTTGGCAAGGCTCAATCCTTTGAAGAGCTAAGGGCTTGGGATGAAAGGTGCAAGAGAGAAGTGGCAGCTTATAATGAGGCAAATCCGCTTGCTCCCCTCCCTGAAGTCGAGTATGTAGTTGAATATAAATTTGACGGTCTTACCATAAATTTAACTTACGGGGACGGCAAGTTTGTAAACGCTGCAACTCGTGGAAACGGAATTATTGGGGAAAATATCACCAAGCAGGCCCTTACTATAAAAAACTTTCCCCTGGCTATAAATTTTAAAGGCCTTATGGAAATCCAAGGCGAAGGCTATATGCCACTGGACGCTTTTGATAATTATAATGCGACTAATGAGATTCCCCTTAAAAATGCAAGAAACGCAGCTGCGGGTGCCCTTAGAAATTTAAATACGACTGAAACAGCCAAGAGGAACTTAAAAGTATTCACTTATAATATTGGTTACATTGAAGGAAAAACTTTTAAGACTCACATGGAGGCCTTGGAGTTTTTGCAAAGGGAAAAGTTTCCAGTAAATCCTTATCACAAATTGGTGAAGACAATTGACCAAGTGATTGACGAAATTAATTTTATAGACGAATCCCGCCACCAACTGAATTATTTGACAGACGGAGCAGTAATAAAGATAAATGATATTAGGACCAGGGAAATCCTTGGCTTTACAAATAAGTTCCCCCGCTGGGCTCTGGCCTTTAAGTTTGAAGCCGAAGAAGTGCAGACCAAGCTCTTGGATGTGACTTGGAATGTGGGCAGGACTGGCAAGGTAACACCTGTTGCCAGCCTTGAACCAGTAGAAATTTCTGGGGCCATGGTGCAAAATGCAACCCTAAATAATGTTGGCGATATAAATCGCAAGGGCGTTAGGATTGGTGCGGATGTAATTGTAAGGAGGTCAAATGAAGTTATACCCGAGATAATGGGGACCATTGGCGATCTTGCTGGCACTAAGGAAATTAAAATACCAAGTCATTGCCCATCTTGTGGGACTGAACTAAAAGAAGTGGGGGCCTATCTGATCTGTCCAAATTCAACTTATTGCAAGCCACAGATTGTTTCTAGGATTGAGCACTTCTGTAGCAGAAATGCTATGGACATAGAGGGCCTCAGCGAAAAAACTGCCATGAGCCTAGTCGATGTCCTTGACATATCTCTTGTCTATGAGCTTTATGACCTAGACAAAGAATCGCTTTTAAAATTGCCCCTCTTTGGAGAAAAGAGAGCGGATAATTTACTGGCGGCCATAGAAAAATCCAAGCTAAGAGAATTGCATAGATTTTTATTTGCCCTAGGGATCCCAGAGGTTGGAGAGAGGACAGCTAGGGATATTTCAATTAAGTTTAAGACCCTTGATAATATTATTAACTCGACTTATGATGAGCTTATAGAAGTTGAAGGGGTTGGAGATATAATAGCAAAAAATATTTTGGATTATTTTGCCAGACCCGATATAATTGAAATGCTTGATGAGTTTGATAAGCGTGGAGTAAACACTATCGAACACGAGGACGCAGAGACTAGCGAAGGCTATTTTAGCGGCAAGACGGTGGTAATTACAGGTAGCTTTGAAAATTATAAGAGGGATGAATTAAAGGCTATAATTGAAAGTCAAGGAGGCAAATGCACAGGCTCTGTTTCCAAGAATACAGACATTGTTTTGGCAGGCGAAAAGCCGGGATCAAAGCTGGATAAGGCAAGGGAACTTGGCATTAGGGTAATGGATATAGATGAGTTTTTGGAGGTAAAATGA
- a CDS encoding aspartyl/glutamyl-tRNA amidotransferase subunit C, whose protein sequence is MKEQEFKDICKLARIEYEDHMFEGFKSALDVIMHVSDFDGDLEVDYNINSPEVKPDADQPQAGLTSEEALLNADRKKYGYFVINKYVGE, encoded by the coding sequence ATGAAGGAACAAGAATTTAAAGATATATGCAAACTTGCACGCATAGAATATGAAGACCATATGTTTGAAGGTTTTAAATCAGCGCTTGATGTTATCATGCATGTAAGTGATTTTGATGGAGACTTGGAAGTTGATTACAATATAAACTCTCCAGAGGTAAAGCCAGATGCGGACCAGCCACAAGCAGGCCTAACTAGTGAAGAAGCTTTGCTAAATGCAGACAGGAAAAAATATGGCTATTTTGTTATTAATAAATATGTAGGTGAATAA
- a CDS encoding ATP-dependent helicase, whose product MDIKSLLNKNQYEAVMQTEGPVLVLAGAGSGKTRVVTYKLAHLINDLGVSPYNILAITFTNKAANEMKDRASSILNRPVDGLWIGTFHSICVRILRKHYSSSFTIYDTADTTNLIKRIIKDFDYDTDTFKASSIRYEISDYKNRGKGVHEYLTDAGADYYRERIGRVFEEYEKRLKEANALDFDDLILKTVQILKSNSQVREDYSKKFEYVFVDEYQDVNDIQYQFVKLISSYHNNITVVGDENQSIYAFRGANLENILNFENDFKDAKVIYLNENYRSTNQILNAANHLIANNYQKYKRDLFTSRESDDQVVFINLPNNSEEAFYVANKIEELNLKGVSYNDIAILYRTNAQSRNFEDIFLRSSIPYEIIGGLRFYDRKEVKDVIAYLRLYENPYDTVSFERIINTPRRGVGEKTLTEFLNAKIYTGEDFFAIITNSNNKKAADFGNKMLEIMDNKDLSLMDRVKAIVDGSGYLESLRISNAVEDESRVQNIEEFLTFVEEYSKTHEDASLTDFLAEISLLSDIDSKSEDDKITLMTVHSSKGLEFKNVFVVGLEEGLFPSSRSMDSEEEVEEERRLMYVAITRAKDRLFLTSADERMMYGNVIYGKPSRFVEEIEDYIDRQESEKKAPIKTQSSPGRTILTTGYKPMKYNSTSANSADIGTGDLVEHKLWGEGRVVSKNGDDITIVFNSKGLKKLKLSLAPIKKKV is encoded by the coding sequence GAAGTGGAAAAACACGGGTTGTTACATACAAGCTCGCACATCTTATAAATGATTTGGGCGTCAGCCCTTATAATATTTTGGCTATTACCTTTACCAACAAGGCTGCCAATGAGATGAAAGACCGGGCTTCTAGTATTTTAAACAGACCTGTAGACGGGCTTTGGATAGGAACCTTTCATAGCATATGCGTTAGGATTTTAAGGAAGCATTATTCATCATCTTTTACAATTTATGATACTGCTGACACCACAAATTTAATTAAGAGAATTATCAAAGATTTTGATTACGATACCGACACTTTTAAGGCATCGTCAATTAGGTATGAGATTTCCGATTACAAAAACAGAGGAAAGGGAGTTCATGAATACTTGACAGATGCTGGTGCAGATTATTATAGGGAAAGGATTGGCAGGGTTTTTGAAGAGTATGAGAAGAGGTTGAAGGAGGCAAACGCCCTTGATTTTGACGACCTCATCTTAAAAACAGTTCAGATTTTAAAATCCAATAGCCAAGTTAGGGAAGATTACTCCAAGAAATTTGAATATGTTTTTGTAGACGAGTACCAAGACGTCAACGACATTCAATATCAATTTGTAAAACTGATTTCCAGTTACCACAACAATATCACTGTTGTAGGTGATGAAAATCAAAGTATCTATGCATTCAGGGGGGCTAATTTAGAAAATATTTTAAATTTTGAAAATGATTTTAAAGATGCTAAGGTAATATATTTAAACGAAAACTATAGGTCTACAAATCAAATTCTAAATGCAGCCAATCACTTGATTGCGAATAACTATCAAAAATACAAGAGGGACTTGTTCACATCCAGGGAATCCGATGATCAAGTTGTCTTTATAAATTTGCCCAACAATAGCGAAGAGGCATTTTATGTTGCAAATAAAATTGAAGAGCTCAACCTAAAGGGTGTTTCCTATAACGATATAGCGATTTTATATAGGACCAACGCCCAGTCCAGGAATTTTGAAGATATATTTTTGAGGTCTTCTATTCCTTATGAGATTATCGGCGGCTTAAGATTCTACGACCGCAAGGAAGTAAAGGATGTAATTGCTTATTTGAGGCTCTACGAAAATCCTTATGATACAGTTAGTTTTGAGAGGATTATAAATACACCACGTCGTGGAGTTGGAGAGAAGACTCTAACTGAGTTTTTGAATGCCAAAATCTACACGGGAGAAGATTTCTTCGCAATTATAACAAATTCCAACAACAAAAAAGCCGCAGATTTTGGCAATAAAATGCTTGAGATTATGGACAATAAAGATCTTTCTTTAATGGATAGGGTAAAGGCTATAGTTGATGGATCAGGATATTTGGAGAGTTTAAGGATTTCAAATGCAGTTGAAGACGAATCAAGGGTTCAAAATATCGAAGAGTTTTTAACTTTTGTTGAAGAGTATTCAAAGACTCATGAAGACGCAAGTCTGACTGACTTTTTGGCAGAGATATCATTGTTATCAGACATAGATTCCAAGAGCGAAGATGATAAGATAACCTTGATGACTGTTCACTCTTCCAAGGGTTTGGAATTTAAAAATGTCTTTGTAGTTGGTCTTGAAGAAGGGCTTTTCCCATCTTCCAGGTCAATGGATTCTGAGGAAGAGGTAGAGGAAGAAAGACGGCTAATGTACGTTGCCATTACCAGGGCCAAGGACAGATTGTTTTTAACTTCGGCTGATGAGCGAATGATGTATGGCAATGTTATCTATGGCAAGCCCAGCCGTTTTGTAGAAGAAATTGAAGACTATATAGACAGACAAGAGAGCGAAAAGAAAGCTCCGATAAAAACGCAAAGTTCTCCAGGAAGGACTATACTTACAACAGGTTATAAGCCAATGAAGTACAATAGTACATCTGCAAATTCAGCTGATATTGGAACTGGAGATTTGGTTGAACACAAGCTTTGGGGCGAAGGCAGGGTAGTAAGTAAAAATGGAGATGACATCACAATTGTATTTAACTCCAAGGGCTTGAAAAAATTAAAATTATCGCTCGCTCCAATTAAAAAGAAGGTGTAA